Proteins co-encoded in one Neoarius graeffei isolate fNeoGra1 chromosome 11, fNeoGra1.pri, whole genome shotgun sequence genomic window:
- the gjd2b gene encoding gap junction protein delta 2b, with amino-acid sequence MGEWTILERLLEAAVQQHSTMIGRILLTVVVIFRILIVAIVGETVYDDEQTMFVCNALQPGCNQACYDKAFPISHIRYWVFQIIMVCTPSLCFITYSVHQSAKQKDRRYSTVYLTVDKDQDLLKREDSKKIKNTIGNGVLQNAENSTKEAEPDCLEVKEMPNASLRTAKSKMRRQEGISRFYIIQVVFRNALEIGFLVGQYFLYGFNVPAVYECDRYPCIKEVECYVSRPTEKTVFLVFMFAVSGFCVVLNLAELNHLGWRKIKTAVRGVQARKKSIYEIRNKDLPRLSVPNFGRTQSSDSAYV; translated from the exons ATGGGGGAATGGACCATACTCGAGAGGCTCCTAGAAGCTGCTGTCCAGCAGCACTCTACTATGATAGGAAG GATCCTACTAACAGTGGTGGTGATCTTCCGGATTCTAATCGTAGCCATAGTTGGAGAGACAGTTTACGACGACGAGCAAACAATGTTTGTCTGTAACGCGCTACAGCCTGGCTGTAACCAAGCGTGCTACGACAAGGCCTTCCCAATCTCACACATAAGATACTGGGTGTTTCAAATCATCATGGTCTGCACCCCGAGCCTTTGCTTCATCACCTATTCGGTTCATCAGTCTGCAAAACAGAAGGACCGCCGCTACTCCACCGTGTATCTCACCGTGGATAAGGATCAGGACTTACTGAAGCGAGAGGACAGCAAAAAGATAAAGAACACGATCGGGAACGGGGTTCTGCAGAACGCTGAGAACTCTACTAAAGAGGCTGAACCCGATTGCTTGGAGGTCAAAGAAATGCCCAATGCGAGTCTGCGGACTGCCAAGTCCAAAATGAGGCGCCAGGAGGGCATCTCTAGGTTTTACATTATCCAGGTGGTTTTCAGAAACGCCCTGGAAATCGGCTTCCTAGTGGGCCAGTACTTCCTGTACGGATTCAATGTGCCCGCTGTGTACGAGTGCGACCGGTACCCGTGCATTAAGGAGGTCGAGTGCTACGTGTCCAGGCCCACGGAGAAAACAGTCTTCCTCGTGTTCATGTTTGCTGTCAGTGGCTTCTGCGTGGTGCTCAATCTGGCCGAGCTCAATCATCTGGGCTGGAGGAAAATCAAAACGGCTGTAAGGGGAGTTCAGGCCCGAAAAAAGTCCATCTACGAGATCAGAAACAAGGACCTGCCCCGCCTGAGCGTACCGAACTTCGGCCGCACTCAGTCCAGTGACTCGGCCTACGTGTAG